TTCAAGGGGTGATGACGTCCGCCGCGCTGCAGCGATCGAGTCGTTAGCAAACAAAAAGGCAGGGCCGAGGCCCTGCCCTTTTTATTGTGGACGGCTTCTGTCGGCGCGCCGGTGTCAGACCAGGGCGGCCACGGCTGGCGCGACATGCGGCCAGACCTCGACCCAGCCGCGATAGATCATGTCGAGCGCGACATAGAGGATGATTACGAGACCGATATAGGCGATCCAGTGATAGCGGTTGAGCAGCCGGGCGATGAAGCCGGCGGCGATGCCCATCATGGCGATCGAAAGCGCAAGGCCGATGACCAGGATCGTCGGATGTTCGCGGGCAGCACCCGCGACAGCAAGCACGTTGTCGAGCGACATCGAGACGTCGGCGACGACGATCTGGATGGCCGCCTGCATGAAGGTCTTCCTGGGCGCCTCGGAGCCTTGTCCGCTTTCGCCCGCAGCGTTTGCTGCCTGCTGCTCGCGAATTTCACGCCACATCTTCCAGCAGACCCAAAGCAGCAGGATGCCGCCGGCGAGCAGCAGGCCGATGATTTCGAGCAGTTGCACCGTGACGCTGGCGAGCGCGATGCGCAGTACGGTGGCGGCGATGATGCCGACGAGAATGACCTTCTTGCGTTGGTCCGTCGGCAGGCCGGCGGCAGCGAGACCGATCACGACGGCGTTGTCGCCGGCGAGAACGAGGTCAATGACGATGACTTGAAGGAGCGCCGCCAGGCCGGCAGCGGTAAAGATTTCCATGATGCAACAGTCCCCCGACCTGCATATGCGAGATATAGATATGACTAACGGATAAAGCACTGCCGTGCCGCTGGATCAAGACCGCCGGGCGGAAATCCTCAACGACGGCCTTGCCGGGCCTCAATCGAGAAGATCGAAAGCGCGGTACATCCACACGAGCTGGTAGGCGACGGCCGCGACGACGAAGACCGCGTGAAAGCGCCGGTTCGGCGTCCCGGCGGCGGCAATGCACAGCAGGATGTAGACGGCGTTGCGTGCCGGATACTCAAGGCCGTAGGAGGCGAAATAGGCCTTTCCCTTCAGCGCGGTGTCGACGAGATCGACGGCGAAGGCAAGCGCCAGGGCGCCGAAGAACCAGGCCCGGCGCGACATGAAATAATGTTCGTAGTCGCTGTAGTCGTCGAGCGTCGTTGGAAACAGCATGACGCAGAGAAAGAAGAAGACGCAGCAATAGAGAACGACGAACAGGTAGACGCTGACATCGATCACCGCCAGCGAATGCAGGTGGAACTCCCACCACCAGAAGTGCACGAGGAAGACGAACATGAACAGGACCCAGCCGAGGTGGATCCAGTAGACGTGCGTCTTGCCGGGATGCTGGACGAAGAGTGCAATGCCGCTCAACAGCCGGGCGAGGCTCAGGCTGACGATCATGCCCATGACGACGCGGATATGCGAGAAGATCTCCGGGTCTGTGTGGGCAGGCTCCATGCGCCGCGCTCCTATTCTTCCGCCGGCACCGGCTTCGGTTTGCCGTTTTCGTCGAGCGCGACCATGACGAAGATCGCGTCCGTCACCTTTTCCATCAGATGCGAGAGATAACGCTGCGCCCAGGCCTCGACCTTGAGCGTCATCGAGGTACGGCCGACCTTGACCACGTCCGTATAGATGCAGAGCGTGTCGCCGATCTTGACCGGCAGCGCGAAGGCCATTTCCTTGACCGCCGCCGTGACGACGCGGCCGCGCGCCCGTTCCGCCGCGCGGATGCCGCAGGACAGGTCCATCTGCGCCATCACCCAGCCGCCGAAGATATCGCCCGCCGCATTGGCATCACCCGGCATGGCGAGCGTGCGCAAGGTGAGTTCGCCGGTCGGTTTCGTCTGTTCGGTCATGCAGCCTGTCTCCCTGTTGGAGACAAGATGTAACCCGAGCGCGCTTCTAGAGGGAAGACCCCGGCGCCGCACAAATGCCGGCGAGGTCCTTGAACTGCCGGCTCGTTAGACTTTCGCATAAGCTGATTGAGAATTGTCAAATTTAGGGGGTGCTCGTTAGGAGCTTTGCAAAGACCTACCCCTAACCTGCAGGCTCTGGGAGTGCCTGCAGGCTATGCCGCGGCGGCCAGATTTGGGGCTGCGCGGGGAGCGCCGAGGGGCAGGGGATTGGCAATGAAGAAATTCAGGATTTCGGCGCGTCTCTACGCGCTGGTGGCATTCGCGCTTTTGACCATGGCGGCGGCGCTGACCTTCGGTCTGTTTCAGGCGCAGGAAAAGCTCGTCGGCGAACGCAAGGCAATGCTGGCGGCGATGGACGAGAACGCGATCGCCATGTTCGACGCCTATCACAAGTTGGAAGTGGCCGGCACACTGTCGCGCGAGGAAGCGCAGAAGCGCGCGCTCGAAGCGATCAAGGCGATGCGCTACCAGGGCAGCGGCTATTTCTGGGTCAACGACATGCATCCGACCATGGTGATGCATCCGATCAAGCCGGAGCTCGAGGGCAAGGACCTCACCGAGAACAAGGATCCCAACGGCAAGCAGCTCTTCGTCGAGTTCGTCAAGACCGTCGAGAAGAGTGGCCAGGGTTTCGTCGATTACTATTGGCCGAAGCCCGGTGCCGACGCGCCGGTGCTGAAATATTCCCACGTCGCTGGCTTCAAGCCCTGGGGCTGGGTGGTCGGGACCGGCGTCTATGCCGACGATCTGGCGGCGATGTTCCGCGAGCGCGCCTGGCAGGTTGCCGGTATTCTTGCCGCTGCAGCTTTGGCCATCCTGATGGCGGCACTGGCGATCGTGCGCAGCGTCGTCAAGCCCGTCGAAAAGCTGAAGGCCTCGATGCGGGCGATCGCCGACGAGGATCTTTCCTCTGAGGTGCCCGAAACCGACCGTGGCGACGAGATCGGCCAGATGGCCAAGGTCCTCGTTGTCCTGCGCGACTCGGTTCGCGAACGGCTGGAGTTGCGCTCGCGCGAGGCAGAACAGCAGGAGCGACTGAGTTCCGAGCGGCGCGGCAACGAACAGCGCCAGCGGGCGACGGCCGAGGCGCAGGCCGAGACGATGGAAACGGTTGGTGCGGCGCTCGAACTCCTGGCGAGCGGCGACCTCACCGCCGAGATCGGCCACATCGCGCCGGAATACGGCAAGCTGCGGAACGACTTCAACACCGCCGTCGCAGCGCTTCGCGATGTCATCGGCTCGATCTCGCATTCGACCGAGATCGTCACCGCCAGCGCTGGCGACATTTCCGAGGCCGCCAACAATCTGTCCCGCCGCACCGAGCAGCAGGCAGCAGCCCTTGAAGAGACAGCCGCGGCCCTGGACGAAATCACCTCGACGGTTCGCCACGCCTCCGAGCGGGCAAACGAGGCGCGTGCGATGGTCGATCAGACCAAGACCAGCGCCGCAAGGTCCGGCGGCATCGTGCGCAATGCCATCGACGCCATGGGGCGGATCGAGAGCTCCTCCGGCCGTATCGGCCAGATCATCGGTGTCATCGACGAGATCGCCTTCCAGACCAACCTGCTGGCGCTCAATGCTGGCGTCGAGGCGGCGCGTGCCGGTGAGGCGGGCCGCGGCTTTGCCGTCGTTGCCCAGGAAGTCCGCGAGCTGGCGCAGCGTTCGGCCGGTGCCGCCAAGGAGATCAAGGAACTGATCAGCGCCTCGGTGCGCGAGGTCGGCGCCGGCGTCGACCTCGTCCGTTCCACCGGCGAGGCGCTTTCGGAGATCGAGGCGCAGGTCAACCGCGTCAACGAGCAAGTGGCCTCGATCGCGACTGCCGCCCGCGAGCAGGCGACCGGGCTGCAGGAGGTCAATGTCGCCGTCAACAGCATGGACCAGATGACCCAGCAGAACGCTGCGATGGTGGAGGAGACCACGGCAGCGAGCCAGACGCTGGCAGCCGAAAGCCGCGAACTGAAGTCGCTGCTGACGAAGTTCCGGTTGCAGCCTTCAGGCTCGCACGCAGGTTACGGCCGCGCCGCCTGATCCATAGGTTTGTCGATTGCGACCCGCGCGGCACGCCGCGCGGGTTTTTTCATT
The nucleotide sequence above comes from Ensifer sp. PDNC004. Encoded proteins:
- a CDS encoding acyl-CoA thioesterase; the encoded protein is MTEQTKPTGELTLRTLAMPGDANAAGDIFGGWVMAQMDLSCGIRAAERARGRVVTAAVKEMAFALPVKIGDTLCIYTDVVKVGRTSMTLKVEAWAQRYLSHLMEKVTDAIFVMVALDENGKPKPVPAEE
- a CDS encoding TerC family protein, with the protein product MEIFTAAGLAALLQVIVIDLVLAGDNAVVIGLAAAGLPTDQRKKVILVGIIAATVLRIALASVTVQLLEIIGLLLAGGILLLWVCWKMWREIREQQAANAAGESGQGSEAPRKTFMQAAIQIVVADVSMSLDNVLAVAGAAREHPTILVIGLALSIAMMGIAAGFIARLLNRYHWIAYIGLVIILYVALDMIYRGWVEVWPHVAPAVAALV
- a CDS encoding methyl-accepting chemotaxis protein; translation: MKKFRISARLYALVAFALLTMAAALTFGLFQAQEKLVGERKAMLAAMDENAIAMFDAYHKLEVAGTLSREEAQKRALEAIKAMRYQGSGYFWVNDMHPTMVMHPIKPELEGKDLTENKDPNGKQLFVEFVKTVEKSGQGFVDYYWPKPGADAPVLKYSHVAGFKPWGWVVGTGVYADDLAAMFRERAWQVAGILAAAALAILMAALAIVRSVVKPVEKLKASMRAIADEDLSSEVPETDRGDEIGQMAKVLVVLRDSVRERLELRSREAEQQERLSSERRGNEQRQRATAEAQAETMETVGAALELLASGDLTAEIGHIAPEYGKLRNDFNTAVAALRDVIGSISHSTEIVTASAGDISEAANNLSRRTEQQAAALEETAAALDEITSTVRHASERANEARAMVDQTKTSAARSGGIVRNAIDAMGRIESSSGRIGQIIGVIDEIAFQTNLLALNAGVEAARAGEAGRGFAVVAQEVRELAQRSAGAAKEIKELISASVREVGAGVDLVRSTGEALSEIEAQVNRVNEQVASIATAAREQATGLQEVNVAVNSMDQMTQQNAAMVEETTAASQTLAAESRELKSLLTKFRLQPSGSHAGYGRAA